The Engraulis encrasicolus isolate BLACKSEA-1 chromosome 4, IST_EnEncr_1.0, whole genome shotgun sequence genome includes a window with the following:
- the anln2 gene encoding anillin, actin binding protein 2, with translation MESLEEWQAKRQRDEASDSDSSSKRRRVAKENIPVSPKANGLPPPKPDTPALPSIHSRIQALAEKVTGAKATLPCTPRSAPPPPRSASGLVQNVHRQLQAAETPSTSQAALIRQQRQEELSVLHSIQPVAANAWQKGWKTAPAATKDLSLSFASSDGNQSLAPIDLSQEDITVGQNSRCLSDSVDGGIASTPTEMSTSAMLDEIFKDVLEAAKMEEEEEQEENEEDGQGEGLGDAMEKGEREQMEKKEEELMPISRPVKNNTDKTTTTKEEDEENEKNKAMKKKEESSTESMKEKKMMMEIVMDTVEENKKSQQEEEGRPEKTEEEEKKDGGMQSEGKKEEEDCKEEEEEEDEDDEDFQLPPSCILSPLSESVEKVVTPLRLAAVASISSRLSFHLPPEGPVLQTPPDTQPGPYSVDAYRSKARSGQKVMRVTPWRQEQEKTPAAPQPQPPPTVNAKEKIKALKEEAAKLATVISQTQQALSCCVDEQHGKGSVEEAEAERLLLISSEKREALLSQVEQLEAGERKREGEGEGESSSTASTPPLQPCRGSILISQVHLPLKVDFVCSARNAGRPSHYFFILFRYGPNNILATPLATAADAKGDTISFTVLVSLEHIRSTFEIDVEVYSMSDTPNAQCDDSMTLYRKQSKQRVTPKKLIKTLKRSHQQANAAGPSSLGARRPSKFSLVGCHKITLASLGQTKFPLDKMKLDGKIRKLLGDEFQDKVPFLSPLEGHIHLNIESKFHSEVTHHGFLTMFKDISGLGSWHRLFFVLADSCLHYWNHPNERDSKPAEGSIALANFRGQSVRPVKSGSCARPLTFELVNDTQEEEAEDASALNKRWFAADTAEERGLWMERLNQALLDLSTWTPPDQNQNQDRASGHRGTQARSSSIRESML, from the exons ATGGAGAGTCTAGAGGAATGGCAGGCGAAGAGGCAGAGGGACGAGGCATCTGACAGTG ATTCCAGCAGCAAACGGCGAAGGGTTGCCAAAGAGAACATCCCCGTGTCTCCTAAAGCAAATGGCCTTCCACCACCAAAACCGGACACACCCGCCCTCCCGTCCATCCACTCTCGGATCCAGGCCCTGGCAGAGAAAGTGACAG GGGCAAAGGCTACGCTGCCTTGTACTCCacgctctgctcctcctcctcctcgctctgccTCCGGATTGGTGCAGAATGTTCACCGACAGCTGCAGGCGGCAGAAACACCCAGCACATCGCAGGCTGCCCTCATCCGccag CAGAGGCAGGAGGAGCTGAGTGTCCTCCACAGCATCCAGCCGGTGGCTGCCAACGCCTGGCAGAAGGGCTGGAAAACGGCGCCTGCGGCAACCAAG GACCTCTCGCTGTCCTTTGCCTCATCTGATGGAAACCAATCTCTTGCTCCCATTGACCTCTCCCAAGAGGACATTACGGTGGGCCAAAACTCCAGATGCCTGTCAGACAGCGTTGATG GTGGGATTGCCAGCACCCCTACAGAGATGAGCACCTCCGCCATGCTGGACGAGATCTTCAAAGACGTCCTGGAGGCCGccaaaatggaggaggaggaggagcaggaggagaatgaggaggatggTCAAGGAGAAG GTCTGGGTGACGCcatggagaaaggagagagggaacagatggagaagaaagaagaggagttgATGCCCATCAGCCGCCCTGTGAAAAACAACACTGATAAAACGACAACAACTAAAGAAGAAGACGAGGAGAATGAAAAGAATAAAGccatgaagaaaaaagaagagagcagCACCGAGTCAatgaaggagaagaagatgatgatggagATAGTGATGGATACCGTTGAGGAAAACAAGAAGTcacagcaggaggaagaggggagaccTGAGAAGactgaagaggaagaaaagaaggatggagggatgcagtcagaggggaaaaaggaggaagaggactgtaaggaggaggaggaggaggaggatgaagacgaTGAAGACTTCCAGCTTCCCCCGAGCTGCATCCTGTCCCCCCTCAGCGAGTCAGTAGAGAAGGTTGTTACCCCGCTG CGTCTCGCTGCTGTCGCCTCCATCTCCAGCCGTCTGTCCTTCCACCTGCCCCCCGAGGGCCCCGTCCTGCAGACGCCCCCGGACACCCAGCCCGGCCCATACAG cgtTGATGCGTACCGCTCAAAGGCGCGCTCTGGCCAGAAGGTGATGCGTGTGACGCCATGGAGACAAGAGCAGGAGAAGACCCCGGCCgcgccccagccccagccaccaCCTACAGTCAACGCCAAAGAGaaaatcaag gCTCTGAAGGAGGAGGCGGCCAAGCTGGCCACGGTGATCTCCCAGACGCAGCAGGCCCTCAGCTGCTGTGTGGACGAGCAGCACGGGAAGGGCTCCGTGGAGGAGGCCGAAGCAGAGAGACTGCTGCTCATCTCCA GTGAGAAGCGTGAGGCATTGTTGAGTCAGGTGGAGCAGCTTGAGGccggggagaggaagagggagggggagggggagggggagtccaGCAGCACCGCCAGCACCCCCCCTCTACAGCCCTGTAGGGGGTCCATCCTCATCAGCCAGGTGCACCTGCCCCTCAAGGTGGACTTTGTCTGCTCCGCACGAAACG CTGGTCGGCCCTCGCACTACTTCTTCATCCTGTTCCGCTACGGCCCTAACAACATCCTGGCCACGCCCTTGGCAACCGCCGCCGACGCCAAGGGGGACACCATCTCATTCACCGTTCTTGTTAGCct AGAGCATATCCGCTCCACTTTTGAAATCGACGTGGAGGTCTACAGTATG TCCGACACCCCTAATGCCCAGTGTGATGACAGCATGACGCTGTATCGCAAGCAGTCCAAACAGCGG GTTACCCCCAAGAAGCTCATCAAGACCCTGAAG AGATCTCACCAGCAGGCAAATG CTGCAGGTCCAAGCAGCCTGGGGGCCCGGAGGCCCAGCAAGTTCTCCCTTGTGGGCTGCCACAAGATCACCCTGGCCTCCCTCGGACAGACCAAGTTCCCCCTCGACAAG ATGAAGCTTGATGGCAAAATCAGGAAACTGCTGGGTGATGAGTTTCAGGATAAG gtgcccttcctctcccctctggaAGGACACATCCATCTCAACATCGAGAGCAAGTTCCACTCTGAGGTGACGCATCATGGCTTCCTG ACCATGTTTAAGGACATCAGTGGCCTGGGCTCCTGGCATCGGCTCTTCTTCGTGCTGGCCGACTCCTGTCTGCACTACTGGAACCACCCCAACGAGAGGGACAGCAAG CCTGCAGAGGGCAGTATCGCCCTTGCCAACTTCAGGGGCCAGTCTGTGAGGCCGGTCAAATCGGGCTCCTGTGcacgacctttgacctttgaacttGTCAACGACActcaggaggaggaggctgaggacGCTTCCGCACTAAACAA GCGCTGGTTTGCGGCGGACACGGCTGAGGAGCGTGGGCTGTGGATGGAGAGGCTTAACCAGGCCCTGCTGGACCTCAGCACCTGGACCCCTCCGGACCAGAACCAGAACCAAGACCGGGCCTCAGGGCACAGAGGCACCCAGGcccgcagcagcagcatcagggaGAGCATGCTGTag